In a single window of the Nitrospira sp. MA-1 genome:
- a CDS encoding cytochrome bc complex cytochrome b subunit, whose product MKEDSQIASPQNAFEKVVEFVDERVGLKTIQAKMLNEPIPGGSRWAYAFGSVLLFIFILQVVTGILLMFYYVPSTDHAYASTQYIIHEVDYGWFLLSYHFWGSSAMVVMVFAHMSQVFLWGAYKKPRELVWLVGLALFGIVMGFGFTGYLLPWDQRAYWATVVGVEIMDKTPLVGDFIARFLKGGPTPGQMTLSRFFVIHVMVLPAALAGLAGLHIFLFRKAGPAGPFRGTPEEIKAKTDYFFPRQIWKDIVAMATVFLIICSLAFIEPVVLLEKATPDPGDYHPEPEWYFLFLFQLLRLKIFGGEFGQFLGAMAIPGAFMAFLAALPFLDTNSERNIFKRPIALVGWTVIMVFILVFTVSAIINRHFLD is encoded by the coding sequence ATGAAGGAAGACAGTCAAATCGCAAGTCCACAAAATGCTTTTGAAAAGGTTGTGGAATTTGTTGATGAGCGAGTAGGCCTGAAAACAATTCAGGCCAAAATGCTGAATGAGCCAATTCCCGGTGGTTCTCGCTGGGCTTACGCTTTTGGCTCGGTGTTGTTATTTATCTTTATTCTTCAGGTCGTCACTGGGATCCTGCTGATGTTCTACTATGTCCCCAGTACGGATCATGCTTATGCGAGTACTCAGTACATCATTCACGAGGTGGACTACGGATGGTTTCTGTTGAGCTACCATTTTTGGGGATCCTCTGCAATGGTGGTTATGGTTTTCGCGCATATGTCTCAAGTATTTTTATGGGGTGCCTACAAAAAGCCGCGAGAACTGGTCTGGCTCGTCGGTTTGGCGTTATTTGGCATTGTGATGGGTTTTGGTTTTACAGGTTATCTTCTTCCGTGGGATCAACGCGCCTACTGGGCAACGGTGGTAGGTGTAGAAATTATGGATAAAACTCCACTTGTTGGTGATTTTATAGCTCGATTTCTTAAGGGTGGTCCTACGCCTGGGCAAATGACCTTGAGCCGGTTCTTTGTCATACATGTCATGGTCTTGCCTGCTGCGTTAGCGGGGCTGGCTGGCCTTCATATTTTCCTGTTTAGAAAGGCCGGGCCCGCAGGTCCGTTCAGAGGAACTCCTGAAGAGATTAAAGCAAAAACAGATTATTTCTTTCCTCGTCAAATCTGGAAAGATATTGTAGCTATGGCCACGGTGTTCTTAATCATTTGTTCTCTGGCCTTCATTGAACCAGTGGTGCTGCTGGAAAAGGCGACTCCTGATCCTGGAGATTACCATCCTGAGCCTGAGTGGTATTTCTTGTTCTTGTTTCAGTTGCTGCGTTTGAAAATTTTTGGCGGGGAGTTTGGTCAGTTCCTTGGAGCTATGGCCATACCAGGTGCCTTTATGGCGTTTTTAGCAGCGTTGCCTTTTTTGGATACCAATTCAGAGCGCAATATTTTTAAGCGCCCCATCGCTCTGGTTGGGTGGACTGTGATCATGGTCTTTATTTTGGTGTTTACGGTGTCCGCAATTATAAACCGACACTTTTTAGACTAA
- a CDS encoding cytochrome ubiquinol oxidase subunit I translates to MNTAGQLGHTTVSQGMNRMPGMLKLASFLALLFLPALGMAAGGAEIQAMSVEYRDVPGIGSRNLIWIVAQQHLLLAGFVLGVPIFAWICELVGWKTKEARYDKLAKEFTKLLTSAYATTALFGGILLFLLIGLYPKLMAYLTDMFFPSFLVYCLLFLLETATLYMYWYGWDYMQGNKKTFHLFLGFLLNLFALGIMAVPNSWATFQASPVVLGEGDAWSRAWMAMQNPTWMPVNIHRLIANVVLGGFIVGAYAGIRYLLAVSREEREHYDWMGYVGNFIGVFGMLPLPFAGYWLMREVYQYNQQMGITLMGGFLAWLFILQAMLIGVLFLGANYYFWMGITYRIPGSENQYKKPVMAMLIVLLLCLGIWMTPHSLVASLAEAQKMGGTHHPLLGVFGVMSAKMTVSNIMILVTFMSFIMYWRAGKQETAGWAKAAKAIMGGLLVIAGIAVVVLGVWGYFVPAIIRINYFSVAQVLIVLFIMITFTPLTAILMKSAKTTTEMVWGKMPIRAGYSLVLNAVMVILLMSLMGYARSSSRVHWHIYGVMRDTSEYAYSPALGYAAAFMSLNTFVFCLIVAFIFWVATLGDKAKAQPPRGSTVDIPGHSAPAMAGGAPRAVEKLE, encoded by the coding sequence ATGAATACGGCCGGCCAATTAGGACATACAACCGTTTCGCAAGGAATGAATAGAATGCCTGGAATGCTTAAATTGGCAAGTTTTTTGGCCCTTCTCTTTCTTCCGGCTTTGGGTATGGCGGCTGGAGGTGCTGAGATTCAGGCAATGTCGGTGGAATATCGGGATGTTCCAGGAATCGGTAGCCGTAATCTGATATGGATTGTGGCCCAACAGCATTTGTTGCTGGCTGGTTTCGTTTTGGGTGTCCCAATTTTTGCCTGGATTTGTGAACTTGTTGGTTGGAAAACGAAAGAAGCTCGGTACGACAAGCTCGCCAAAGAATTTACAAAGCTTTTGACGTCAGCCTATGCCACCACGGCCCTTTTTGGAGGGATCCTTTTGTTCCTCCTGATCGGACTTTATCCAAAGTTGATGGCTTACCTGACCGATATGTTTTTTCCTTCTTTCTTAGTATATTGCCTGCTCTTCTTACTAGAAACCGCCACCCTCTATATGTATTGGTACGGGTGGGATTACATGCAGGGAAATAAAAAGACATTCCATCTTTTTTTAGGATTCCTCCTGAATCTTTTTGCTCTTGGAATCATGGCGGTTCCCAATTCATGGGCAACCTTCCAAGCGAGTCCTGTCGTGCTAGGGGAAGGAGATGCCTGGTCGAGAGCTTGGATGGCTATGCAAAATCCTACATGGATGCCGGTCAATATTCATCGCCTCATCGCCAATGTAGTGTTAGGTGGATTTATCGTGGGAGCTTATGCAGGCATCAGGTATCTTTTGGCGGTTTCCCGTGAAGAGCGTGAGCATTACGACTGGATGGGTTATGTCGGTAATTTTATTGGGGTGTTCGGTATGTTGCCCCTTCCCTTTGCCGGCTATTGGCTTATGCGTGAGGTGTACCAATACAACCAACAAATGGGGATTACCCTTATGGGTGGTTTCTTGGCATGGCTGTTTATTCTTCAAGCCATGCTGATTGGGGTGCTGTTCCTGGGGGCGAACTATTATTTTTGGATGGGAATTACCTATAGAATACCGGGGTCTGAAAACCAATACAAAAAACCGGTAATGGCGATGTTAATCGTCTTATTATTGTGTCTCGGAATATGGATGACTCCGCATTCTTTGGTCGCCAGTTTGGCTGAAGCCCAAAAGATGGGTGGGACTCACCATCCCTTGCTTGGTGTTTTCGGTGTGATGTCTGCCAAAATGACGGTATCGAATATCATGATCCTCGTCACGTTTATGAGTTTTATTATGTATTGGCGCGCGGGAAAACAGGAAACGGCAGGTTGGGCAAAAGCAGCTAAAGCCATTATGGGAGGATTGCTTGTCATTGCAGGAATCGCCGTTGTGGTTCTTGGGGTATGGGGGTATTTCGTCCCTGCCATCATTCGTATTAATTACTTTTCGGTCGCACAAGTATTAATTGTCCTGTTCATTATGATTACGTTCACTCCGCTAACCGCCATTTTAATGAAAAGTGCCAAAACTACAACCGAAATGGTGTGGGGTAAAATGCCTATTCGGGCAGGGTATAGTTTAGTTTTAAATGCGGTCATGGTGATTTTACTTATGTCATTAATGGGGTATGCCAGGTCATCATCCCGAGTACATTGGCACATTTATGGTGTTATGAGAGATACCTCGGAATATGCCTATTCCCCAGCATTAGGGTATGCAGCGGCATTTATGTCTCTTAACACTTTTGTGTTTTGTCTAATCGTCGCGTTTATCTTTTGGGTGGCAACACTAGGTGATAAAGCCAAAGCTCAGCCGCCAAGGGGATCTACCGTGGATATTCCTGGCCATTCGGCTCCAGCTATGGCTGGTGGTGCACCAAGGGCCGTGGAAAAGCTTGAATAG